DNA sequence from the Gammaproteobacteria bacterium genome:
CGACCAACGTGGTGTACCGCTCGCAGGCGGTGACGCTGGATGACGGCGCGATCGTGACCGCAGCTGCACTCGAGCATCCGCACGATGATGTCTCGCCCATCCTGCTGGGACTGCTGACGGGGCAGGCGGCCGATCCCATCCTGCACGTGGTGGACCAGCGCGCTGCCCTGCGCGTCGCACACCTCTCGCCGGATGCGCCGAATATCGATGTGCTGATCGATGACGTCGTGGTGCTCAGCAATGTCGCCTTCGGCACGATCTCCGGTTACCAGCTGAGCGACTCCTCGGTGTCGAACCTGAAGGTGAACCTCACGGGTACCAGCACCACGCTGATCGACCGCGACATCAATCCGCTGGCCGACGTGTCCTACACGGTGTCGGTGGTCGATTTTGCAGCGAGCGTCAGCACCATTGCCTCGGCAGACAACCTTTCCGATCCCGGTGCTGGCCAGTCCAAGCTGCGCGTGGTGCATGCATCGCCAGACGCTCCGAATGTCGATGTCTACATCAATGGCGTGCGCGAGGTGCCGAACATTCCGTTCAAGGAGATCTCGAACTACCTCCTGATGCCCTCCGGCGTGACCAACATCCGAGTGGCGGTTGCAGGCAGCAACACCACCGTGCTGTCGGCCAGCCCGGACCTGGCGGACGGTGGTATCTACACGCTGTTTGCTGCCGACGAGGTGGCGAGCCTGCAGGCGATCCTGGTGCAGGACAAGTAAGCGCACGTTGCGAATGAAAAACC
Encoded proteins:
- a CDS encoding DUF4397 domain-containing protein: MSRKFLLLASLLLPLGLAGCFDGDGSGSSMATADLRVLHASPDAPAVDLEINQQAFLENQYYLSGTSYKTVPAVGFDLRIKAANGPSLLDILGVNLAADTRYTAIAANTLANLEVIVLDDTTAGPAAGNAMVRVAHMAPAAPAVDVYAAAPGTDIATLTPAVSNAAFTDATGYLEIPAGEYEFTVTAAGTTNVVYRSQAVTLDDGAIVTAAALEHPHDDVSPILLGLLTGQAADPILHVVDQRAALRVAHLSPDAPNIDVLIDDVVVLSNVAFGTISGYQLSDSSVSNLKVNLTGTSTTLIDRDINPLADVSYTVSVVDFAASVSTIASADNLSDPGAGQSKLRVVHASPDAPNVDVYINGVREVPNIPFKEISNYLLMPSGVTNIRVAVAGSNTTVLSASPDLADGGIYTLFAADEVASLQAILVQDK